DNA from Thunnus maccoyii chromosome 21, fThuMac1.1, whole genome shotgun sequence:
AAGCAGGAAGAGGAATGAAACATGTTACAAACCACTGCCGACAAACTTATCAACCCTATACAGAGACGATGTCTCATGCTGTACGAGGCAAATGGTGGATATTCCAGAAACTGACTATTTTCTGGTGGTTTGGGGATCTGTTTGACAAGCTGAGGAACATTTGTAAACCATACtatgtgaaatgaaaatatgaatgttttattgatcattttcaggttatgtattgtttttaatttttgctcaGTTTAAGATCTACAAGAGCAAAAGACAGTAAGTGAACTAACAagagagtctccagtctacagtgtggaccctccagtccagcagacagcagcttcactcctgaatcctgcaacTTGCTTCCTGTGaggtccagctctctcagatgggaggggttggacttcagagctgaggccacaaCCTCATAGTGAGTCTCTGATAGCCAACATTCAGGAAGTCTGGGAGGACAGAGTGAATGTTAagtcacaaaatgaaaaatgacaatagtTTGGGGTACAATGGGAAAAGATTGAAAACATGTTGTCATATTGAGAACTATTACAAGTAACCAACAAGAGAACAATACATGAACTGCTTGAACATAGTTTTGTAAAAGGACAATCATAACTAAcgtatgtgttttattttacagaccTGTTTGTACAGTTCTTGTTGACTAGTTTCCATAGCGTCTCTGTTACGTGTTGATGCTAATATTTGCCTGCTCTAACCTTCCTGCCTGTTTCTAAAGCCAGCAGAGCGACGCAACTAACAACCTGTACCATACACCACAGGCTGCTGCTATCCATCTCaaaaaaatagaggaaataGTTAGCAATACAACACAATTAATATAGCAGGTATTGCTAATATGATAAATGATCACTGCACTCCATTTGGCCATGCCATTGTGCTGCTTGTTATGTAGCAGTGCGGGCAGGGAAACTTGAAACATGAGGTGGCTGATATGATGCTGATCATCAGCTGATAAACGATGGATGATTATCTGAGAAAAGGAGTGGTAGTGGTCCTTGTTATGGACAAGATATCACAGGATGAACCAGATATTTATCTGAATAATGTCCCACTTCTATCATTTCATACTAAACACCACAAAGTTCCTGCTTTTGAGCTGCACAAACtaaaattttaatatattgtcCCAAAGAGCCCAgatattcaatattttatgttatttcatttaattcagTCATAATTTTACACAATCAAGGTCAAAACATGACATCATATGTTTGGATTCAGTGTTGCCAAACTATGTACAACATATTGGCTGTTTACAGTCTGCAGTTTCCATGCTTTACAACTCCATGTGTCATTAAAGTGTTGATTCAGGTCGATTCAGGTTGGCGCAAGCAGTACATGACATTATGTGTGCCAAATGTAAATGGAGTGGTAAAACTACGCCTGACCTGATAATCAAACTTTAAAGTGGAGACCTCTGTGGCAACATGTGTTTAtcaaatgtttatatttaaattcTTGTCTCGAACCCTATTGACACAGAGTAAATTCATGTTTCCTAGATGATTCCAGCTATCTGATCTAGAAAAAGCTTTGTGTAAATGCATCTGAAAAGCAATTGAGACAGACTAAAATCCGCTCAAACCACCTCTCAAATTTTCTTTTCCAATTCTGAAAACTGCTGCCAGAAACAGTGACAGTAGCTCCACAAAGTTGTATAATGATCAAGCGGGTAGCTCCCAGTCTGAAAAGtaaagccaatgcggaagtgccttcaacctgcattctctctaatggccagcagggggcgactcctcttgctccaaaaagaagtcagattgtatggaagtctatgagaaaatgaccctacttctcacttgatttactacctcagtaaacactttcctaatgagtttatggtgtcaatcgctagtttcaagtcttctccagtgcatcatgatgttcattttctaAATTATGGTTCCATTTAGAGTGAAATAGATGATAAAACAGCATAAACTTTAGGGAATAGCTACGCTGTaattgacaagtcactaccaGTTGATTACgtaatgtaaccatggcgtaacccaagattcacagagtatagccATAGCTGCTGTTATttcacagtatgttttcagtttggtCATTTtagtcacctaaaaaagtcttgttcagtgtaaTAAAAGACCttctaaggagtcggatgttcagtttttctggtgagtatattttgttttaatggtttttggcctgttttttgctagcggaaattagcattaacattagcattatcactgttaaccatagattgtaaatgcaccatgccAATGAAGCTTGCAGCTAGCGCTATGATTAGCTCCACACTCTCATTCAAATACAGTCACTTCTGGCTCCttaaatcaaacatggcgatggtcaaatccaagatggcaatgaTCAAATCGctaaacttgaggcttcaaaacagtcTATGGTGTTGTTATAATGATGTTACAATCTGGACTTACCGAGCCTTcctgcagttcctcacagctggaATCAGTCTGAGTCGACCCTCCActgatgtgttgtacttgtCCAGATCCAACTCATCCAGAAtctcctctgacatctgcagcatgtaggccagagctgagcagtggatCTCAGAGAGTCTCTTATCTGATCTATTCCGTGACTCcaggaactcttggatctcctgatgtactgagcGGTCGTTCATCTCtatcagacagtggaagatgttgatgcttctgtcaggagagataAACTTAGCCTGCTCCTCCTTCAGGTTGTTGATGATTCTCTGGATGATTTCtggactgttctctgtctgacccagcaggtctcctaagagactctggttggactccagagagaggccatgaaggaagcgaacaaacaggtccaggtggccatttttacttttgagaGATTTCTCCATGGCTCCCATCAGGAAGTCATCTAGGGATGGGTAAGAGTTATCGTCCAtgtcatcatcataatcattcaatgaatcatcatcattatcatcctCCAGGAAGTCCTCCAATACCTCTGTCTTCCTGttggtgtaacagtggtacatgtagactgcagccagaaactcctgaacgctcagatgaacaaagcagtagactgttttctggaagatcacactctctcttttgaGGATCTCTGTACAAAATCCTGATAACACCgaggcctctgtgacatcaagaccacactgctCCAAGTCTTTTTGGTAGAAgatgatgtttcctttctccagatgttcaaatgccagcctccccagcttcagaagGACTTCCCTGTCAGCCTCTGTCAACTCCTGTGGACTCGTCTCATGTCCTTCATCATacttgtgcttcttcctctttgtctgaaccagcaggaagtgtaaatacatgtcagtcagggtcttgggcagctctcctctctggtctgtagTCAACATCTGCTCCAGAACTgcagcagtgatccagcagaagactgggatttgacacatgatgtggaggctcctggatgtcttgatgtgtgagatgattctgctggacagctcttcatcactgaatctcctcctgaagtactcctccttctgggtgtcagtgaagcctcgtacttctgttaccctgtcaacacatgtaggagggatctgattggctgctgcaggtcgggaagttatccagaTGTGAGCCAAGGGAAGCAGATTCCCCTCGATGAGGTTTGTCAACAGTACAttgactgatgacttctgtgtgacatcagacacgACCTTCCTGTGGTTGAAATCcagtgaaagtctgctttcatccaggccgtcaaagatgaacaaaactttacagtcatcgagcttctctgctgtgaccttctgtaatgttggatggaaTTCATGGATCAGCATGAGAAGACTGTACTTCTCATCTTTGATCAAATTTAGCTCCCTGAATGAAAgcagaatcaccagactgacatcttgATTTTTAGagccctctgcccagtccagagtgaacttctgtactgagaaggtttttccaacACCAGCGACACCATTTGTCAGAACgactctgatgtgtttctggTGGTCAAGTAAGACTTTAAAGATGTTGTGACACTTGATTGGAGTGTCATGGAGGGTCTCCATCTTGGAAGCTGTCTCAAGCTGCCACACCTCATGTTGGGTATTAACGTCttcactctgtccctctgtgatgtagagctcagtgtagatcttgttgaggagggtttcacttcctgcttcatcaattccttcagtcacacattcacatctcctcctcagacTGACCTTATGTTCATCTAAAACCTCCTGCAGACCACTTTCtcctgaaagagaagaaaagtatggatttttttaacatctatcagtgtgtttacatgagcTTCCATAGCCAAGTTACTCAGAAGAAACCAGGTTATGACGGTTATGGGGAACATGTTAACGTGCACAGTGATCAGATGTGTTATTTTATCTGTATTAATGATAGAAGATGGTGTGTTGGTCCTGACTTTTCCTTACAGCAAGGATGTGTCTTAATTTAACAGTCAAATGTCCAGTGGTGGAAGCCAACTTATTCAGACCTTTAGGGGATACTTTAGCCCTA
Protein-coding regions in this window:
- the LOC121888121 gene encoding NACHT, LRR and PYD domains-containing protein 12-like is translated as MSDCAEEEDSRLSVKSHWSKDSPPFFSHEPSDAKGQHHRQRAESPASSCLSMKSDYSKEEPPFFSNEPGPSDTKIQEEQLSCCSLCQDVLKDPVPTSCGHWFCRLCIVSYWDQSASSGDSSCPQCAERSRTGPGPQTDSQTSTVKRESGLQEVLDEHKVSLRRRCECVTEGIDEAGSETLLNKIYTELYITEGQSEDVNTQHEVWQLETASKMETLHDTPIKCHNIFKVLLDHQKHIRVVLTNGVAGVGKTFSVQKFTLDWAEGSKNQDVSLVILLSFRELNLIKDEKYSLLMLIHEFHPTLQKVTAEKLDDCKVLFIFDGLDESRLSLDFNHRKVVSDVTQKSSVNVLLTNLIEGNLLPLAHIWITSRPAAANQIPPTCVDRVTEVRGFTDTQKEEYFRRRFSDEELSSRIISHIKTSRSLHIMCQIPVFCWITAAVLEQMLTTDQRGELPKTLTDMYLHFLLVQTKRKKHKYDEGHETSPQELTEADREVLLKLGRLAFEHLEKGNIIFYQKDLEQCGLDVTEASVLSGFCTEILKRESVIFQKTVYCFVHLSVQEFLAAVYMYHCYTNRKTEVLEDFLEDDNDDDSLNDYDDDMDDNSYPSLDDFLMGAMEKSLKSKNGHLDLFVRFLHGLSLESNQSLLGDLLGQTENSPEIIQRIINNLKEEQAKFISPDRSINIFHCLIEMNDRSVHQEIQEFLESRNRSDKRLSEIHCSALAYMLQMSEEILDELDLDKYNTSVEGRLRLIPAVRNCRKARLPECWLSETHYEVVASALKSNPSHLRELDLTGSKLQDSGVKLLSAGLEGPHCRLETLLLANCGLTEISCASLVSALKSNPSHLRKLELSSNNLQDSGVKLLSAGLESPQWRLETLRLSRCSLSEISCASLASALKSNSSHLRELDLSMNELQDSGVKLLSAGLESPNCRLKTLRLNHCALPESCCSHLASALSSDPSNLRELDLHGNELRDSGVKLLSAGLESPHCRLETLRLKDCLITEDSCSHLASALKSNPSHLRELELSVNKLSDSGVKLLSVGLESPHCRLETLRLKDCQITDKGCSSLASALKSNPSHLRELELSLNKMQDSGVKLLSDLLESPNCRLEILRFK